In a genomic window of Sphingomonas lutea:
- a CDS encoding RelA/SpoT family protein: MLRQYELVEKVRSYDPDADEGLINRAYVFSMKAHGSQVRASGDPYFSHPIEVAGILTDLKLDDQTIATAILHDTIEDTLATPQEIEKLFGKDVARLVDGVTKLSKIEAQSENERAAENLRKFLLALSDDIRVLLVKLADRLHNMRTLHHIPNEDKRRRIAKETMDIYAPLAERIGMYEMMTEMQTLAFREIEPDAYASITRRLKQLQEQGGDLVNRIGLGLQLYLADNGLEAEVRGRQKHPYSIWKKMAERHISFEQLSDVMAFRIIVDDAADVYRALGLIHGRWPMVPGRFKDFISTPKRNGYRSLHTSVIHDSKMRIEIQIRDKAMHEQAERGLAAHWAYKEGKPAADLHVPWVDDLVEILDHAESPEELLEHTRMAMYQDRIFAFTPKGELIQLPKGATPVDFAYAVHTDLGDRTVGAKVNGRVVPLRTMLENGDQVEILASEAQHPQPSWLRFVATGKARAGVRRFVRHKEREETIELGRKIHEEIVARLPAELDAAAHKRALKKLKIDNDDELMIAIARKRVSDEALMEALMPGSAGGDVAPRPLGQRQAISIKGLTPGVAYQLASCCHPIPGDRIVGLRREDEGIEVHVIGCDTLASGIDADWLDLAWGEGSDGGAARLAVILRDIPGALGAMSGILGAKHANIINLALVHRDGNFHTFHLDIEVHDLAHLHAIIAALRDSEPVSSVERI; encoded by the coding sequence ATGAACTGGTGGAGAAGGTCCGGTCGTACGACCCCGACGCCGACGAGGGTCTGATCAACCGCGCCTACGTCTTCTCGATGAAGGCGCACGGCAGCCAGGTGCGCGCGTCGGGCGATCCCTATTTCAGCCATCCGATCGAGGTCGCGGGCATCCTCACGGACCTGAAGCTCGACGACCAGACGATCGCCACCGCCATCCTCCACGACACGATCGAGGACACGCTGGCGACCCCGCAAGAGATCGAGAAGCTGTTCGGCAAGGACGTCGCGCGGCTGGTCGACGGCGTCACCAAGCTGTCGAAGATCGAGGCGCAGTCGGAAAATGAGCGCGCGGCGGAGAATCTGCGCAAGTTCCTGCTTGCGCTATCCGACGACATCCGCGTGCTTTTGGTCAAGCTGGCCGACCGGCTGCACAACATGCGCACGCTCCATCACATCCCCAATGAGGACAAGCGCCGCCGAATCGCCAAGGAGACGATGGATATCTACGCCCCGCTCGCGGAGCGGATCGGCATGTACGAAATGATGACCGAGATGCAGACGCTGGCGTTCCGCGAGATCGAGCCCGACGCCTACGCCTCGATCACGCGGCGGCTCAAGCAGCTGCAGGAACAGGGCGGCGACCTGGTCAACCGGATCGGCCTTGGGCTCCAGCTCTATCTCGCCGACAATGGCCTGGAGGCCGAGGTGCGCGGGCGGCAGAAGCACCCCTATTCGATCTGGAAGAAGATGGCCGAGCGGCACATCAGCTTCGAACAACTGTCCGACGTGATGGCGTTCCGAATCATCGTCGACGATGCCGCCGACGTCTATCGCGCGCTGGGCCTGATCCACGGCCGTTGGCCGATGGTCCCGGGGCGCTTCAAGGACTTCATCTCGACGCCCAAGCGCAACGGCTACCGCAGCCTGCACACGTCGGTGATCCACGATTCCAAGATGCGCATCGAAATCCAGATCCGCGACAAGGCGATGCACGAGCAGGCCGAGCGCGGGCTGGCCGCGCACTGGGCCTACAAGGAAGGCAAGCCGGCCGCCGACCTGCATGTGCCGTGGGTCGACGACCTGGTCGAGATCCTCGACCATGCCGAGAGCCCCGAAGAGCTGCTCGAACATACGCGGATGGCGATGTACCAGGATCGCATCTTCGCCTTCACCCCCAAGGGCGAGCTGATCCAGCTGCCCAAGGGCGCGACCCCGGTCGACTTCGCTTATGCCGTGCACACCGACCTTGGCGACCGCACCGTCGGGGCCAAGGTCAACGGCCGCGTTGTGCCGCTGCGCACGATGCTGGAGAATGGCGACCAGGTCGAAATCCTGGCGTCCGAGGCGCAGCACCCGCAGCCGTCATGGCTGCGCTTCGTCGCCACCGGCAAGGCGCGCGCAGGCGTGCGCCGCTTCGTCCGCCACAAGGAGCGCGAGGAGACGATCGAGCTGGGGCGCAAGATCCACGAGGAGATCGTCGCGCGGCTGCCGGCCGAGCTCGACGCCGCGGCGCACAAGCGTGCGCTCAAGAAACTGAAGATCGACAATGACGACGAACTGATGATCGCCATCGCCCGCAAGCGGGTCAGCGACGAAGCGCTGATGGAAGCGCTGATGCCGGGATCGGCGGGCGGCGATGTCGCGCCGCGCCCGCTCGGCCAGCGGCAGGCGATCTCGATCAAGGGACTGACGCCGGGCGTCGCCTACCAGCTGGCGAGCTGCTGCCATCCGATCCCGGGCGATCGGATCGTGGGGTTGCGGCGCGAGGACGAGGGGATCGAAGTCCATGTCATCGGCTGCGACACGCTAGCAAGCGGGATCGATGCCGACTGGCTCGATTTGGCGTGGGGCGAAGGCTCGGACGGCGGCGCGGCACGGCTGGCGGTGATCCTGCGCGACATCCCGGGCGCGCTCGGCGCCATGTCGGGCATCCTCGGCGCCAAGCACGCCAACATCATCAACCTCGCGCTGGTTCATCGCGACGGCAATTTCCACACGTTCCACCTCGACATCGAAGTGCACGACCTGGCGCACCTCCACGCCATCATCGCCGCGCTGCGCGACTCCGAGCCCGTGTCGAGCGTCGAGCGGATCTGA
- a CDS encoding NADP-dependent malic enzyme — MSESNVKYTEAEALEFHARGRPGKLEIVATKPMATQRDLSLAYSPGVAVPVRAIAEDPGTAYDFTAKGNLVAVISNGTAILGLGNLGALASKPVMEGKAVLFKRFADVDSIDIEVNTQDCQRFIECVELLEPSFGGINLEDIAAPDCFVIEQTLKERMNIPVFHDDQHGTAIITAAGLINACALTGREFKDIKVVVNGAGAAAIACTELIKAMGVRGDNVTMCDRKGVIHKGRTDLDQWKSAHAIDTPARDLADACVGADVFLGLSAAGALKPEMVKTMADQPIIFAMANPDPEIRPEEAHAVRPDAILATGRSDYPNQVNNVLGFPFIFRGALDVRATAINDEMKIAAAEALAELAREPVPEEVAAAYGGKVHSFGRDYIIPAPFDPRLMEIVASAVAEAAMRTGVAQKPVADIEAYRHQLRSRLNPTVAVMTLAYEGARANPKRVLFAEGEEPNVLRAAIAFKEGGYGTPVLVGRDEVYDQLKELGVDNPQEYEVLNSRNSPLVGRAVEHIYQKHQRHGLLRREIERMVNQDRNYFAAAMLSLGEADAMITGTTRPFSQSLRQVRTVIDDAPETTPFGVNVIVGRGHTVLIADTAVTERPTAEQYAAIAMRSSAFARRMGLEPRVAFISYTTFGNPPGVHIEELRGAVKLLDGFHTDFEYEGEMAPDVALNYEMQQRFYPFSRLSGPANILVMPGLQSASVSTKLLKELGGESVLGPYMLGLELPVQIAPMTASASDLVMLAVLAGGDAHARQKREKGRVQV, encoded by the coding sequence ATGTCCGAAAGCAACGTCAAATATACCGAAGCCGAAGCGCTCGAATTCCACGCGCGCGGTCGTCCCGGCAAGCTGGAGATCGTCGCGACCAAGCCGATGGCGACCCAGCGCGACCTCAGCCTGGCTTATTCGCCCGGCGTTGCCGTGCCGGTGCGCGCCATCGCCGAAGATCCGGGCACCGCTTACGACTTCACTGCCAAGGGCAACCTCGTCGCCGTCATTTCCAACGGCACCGCGATCCTCGGCCTCGGCAATCTCGGCGCGCTCGCCTCCAAGCCGGTGATGGAAGGCAAAGCGGTGCTGTTCAAGCGCTTCGCCGACGTCGATTCGATCGATATCGAGGTCAACACGCAGGACTGTCAGCGCTTCATCGAATGCGTCGAACTGCTCGAGCCCAGCTTCGGCGGAATCAACCTCGAGGACATCGCCGCTCCCGACTGCTTCGTGATCGAACAGACGCTGAAAGAGCGGATGAACATCCCGGTCTTCCACGACGACCAGCATGGCACCGCAATCATCACCGCCGCCGGCCTGATCAACGCCTGCGCGCTCACCGGCCGCGAGTTCAAGGATATCAAGGTTGTCGTGAACGGCGCCGGGGCCGCGGCGATTGCCTGCACCGAATTGATCAAGGCGATGGGCGTTCGCGGCGACAACGTCACCATGTGCGACCGCAAGGGCGTCATCCACAAGGGCCGCACCGACCTCGACCAGTGGAAGTCGGCCCACGCCATCGACACGCCAGCGCGCGACCTTGCCGATGCCTGCGTCGGCGCCGACGTCTTCCTCGGCCTATCCGCCGCCGGCGCGCTCAAGCCCGAGATGGTCAAGACGATGGCCGACCAGCCGATCATCTTCGCAATGGCCAATCCCGATCCCGAAATCCGCCCGGAGGAAGCGCATGCGGTGCGCCCTGACGCGATCCTCGCCACCGGCCGCTCGGACTATCCCAACCAGGTCAACAACGTGCTCGGCTTCCCCTTCATCTTCCGCGGCGCGCTTGACGTACGCGCGACCGCGATCAACGATGAGATGAAGATCGCCGCCGCCGAAGCGCTGGCCGAGCTGGCGCGCGAGCCGGTGCCCGAGGAGGTCGCCGCGGCTTACGGCGGGAAAGTGCACAGCTTCGGGCGCGATTACATCATCCCCGCCCCGTTCGATCCGCGGCTGATGGAGATCGTCGCCTCGGCCGTCGCCGAAGCCGCGATGCGCACCGGCGTGGCGCAAAAGCCCGTCGCCGACATCGAGGCCTATCGCCATCAGCTGCGCTCGCGGCTCAACCCGACCGTGGCGGTGATGACGCTCGCTTACGAAGGCGCGCGCGCCAACCCCAAGCGCGTGCTGTTCGCGGAGGGCGAGGAGCCCAACGTGCTGCGCGCCGCGATCGCCTTCAAGGAAGGCGGCTATGGCACGCCGGTGCTGGTCGGGCGCGACGAGGTGTACGATCAACTGAAGGAGCTCGGGGTCGACAACCCGCAGGAGTATGAAGTGCTCAACAGCCGCAATTCGCCGCTGGTCGGGCGCGCGGTCGAGCACATCTACCAGAAGCACCAGCGCCACGGCCTGCTGCGCCGCGAGATCGAGCGGATGGTCAACCAGGATCGCAATTATTTCGCCGCGGCGATGCTTTCGCTGGGCGAAGCGGATGCGATGATCACCGGCACCACGCGCCCGTTCAGTCAGTCGCTGCGCCAGGTCCGCACGGTGATCGACGATGCGCCCGAAACCACGCCGTTCGGGGTCAACGTCATCGTCGGTCGCGGCCATACCGTGCTCATCGCCGACACCGCGGTGACCGAGCGCCCGACGGCCGAGCAATATGCCGCAATTGCAATGCGCTCCTCGGCCTTCGCGCGGCGCATGGGGCTGGAGCCGCGCGTCGCCTTCATCAGCTACACCACCTTCGGCAACCCGCCCGGCGTCCATATCGAGGAGTTGCGCGGCGCGGTGAAGCTGCTCGACGGCTTCCACACCGATTTCGAATATGAAGGCGAAATGGCGCCCGACGTCGCGCTCAACTATGAAATGCAGCAGCGCTTCTATCCGTTCAGCCGCCTGTCGGGCCCGGCCAACATCCTCGTCATGCCCGGCCTGCAATCCGCCAGCGTGTCGACCAAGCTGCTCAAGGAACTTGGCGGCGAAAGCGTGCTTGGGCCCTACATGCTAGGGCTCGAGCTCCCGGTGCAGATCGCGCCGATGACCGCCAGCGCGTCCGACCTCGTCATGCTCGCCGTCCTTGCCGGCGGCGACGCCCATGCCCGCCAGAAGCGGGAAAAGGGGCGGGTGCAGGTCTAG
- the mutS gene encoding DNA mismatch repair protein MutS yields MARADAPTPMMAQYHRLKAEAADALLFYRMGDFFELFFDDAKVAAACLDIALTKRGADAGEPIPMCGVPVHSADSYLARLIKAGHRVAIAEQTESPAEARKARGSKALVDRAIVRLVTPGTLTEDSLLESASANWLAAIGRAGEDYAVAAADISTGRFELIACGVGELTSELARLGPAETIAQGKVPGVRAAPGKGGFDSLAGEAALKARFGLATLDGVGSPSRAELAAAGGLLTYLDATQKDAGVLLDLPRRIARSGHMAIDAASRDSLELTRSASGSVAGSLLGEIDRCQSAGGRRMLCEDIAAPLTDRAAIEARLHLVAWLHEDAIRRTRVRDALKAMPDVARALARLAAGRGSPRDLAQLRDGLAAAASLKQEIEAQGDRPHLLDTLLPRMAGHHALIDEFARALVESPPIDASKGGYIATGYDAALDALREASSDGRRAIAALESRYREATGVSSLKIRHNAVLGYHVEVSARHADRLMAPDSGFTHRQTLAGVVRFNSPELHAEASRVIEAGAHALAAEAAHAEKLTEAAVAAARQITATADAIARIDVAASHAERAAEGGWAMPQLTDQPCMEVTSGRHPIVESALSGSGERFVANDVALGPNDRLWLITGPNMGGKSTFLRQAALIAVLAQAGSFVPASRAKLGIVDRLFSRVGASDNLARGRSTFMVEMVETAAILAQATPRSLVILDEIGRGTSTYDGLAIAWAVVEAMHDDVRCRTLFATHYHELTRLAGRLDALSLHHVRAREWKGDLVLLHEVADGAADRSYGIAVAKLAGLPPAVVARAKSVLAKLEAGRDATGGIAAGLDDLPLFAAAAEPEGAPDALAEALDAIDPDSLTPREALEALYRLKRLRLD; encoded by the coding sequence ATGGCCCGCGCCGACGCACCGACGCCGATGATGGCGCAATATCACCGCCTAAAGGCGGAAGCGGCCGATGCCTTGCTGTTCTACCGCATGGGCGATTTTTTCGAATTGTTCTTCGACGACGCCAAGGTCGCGGCGGCGTGCCTCGACATTGCGCTGACCAAGCGTGGCGCCGATGCGGGCGAGCCGATCCCGATGTGCGGCGTGCCGGTGCATTCGGCCGATTCCTACCTCGCGCGGCTGATCAAGGCGGGGCATCGCGTGGCGATCGCCGAGCAGACCGAAAGCCCGGCCGAAGCACGCAAGGCGCGCGGATCGAAGGCTTTGGTCGACCGCGCGATCGTGCGGCTGGTCACCCCAGGGACGCTGACCGAGGACAGCTTGCTGGAAAGCGCGTCGGCGAACTGGCTGGCGGCGATCGGCCGCGCGGGCGAGGATTATGCCGTCGCCGCCGCGGACATTTCGACGGGGCGGTTCGAGCTGATCGCGTGCGGCGTTGGCGAATTGACGTCGGAGCTGGCGCGTCTCGGCCCGGCGGAGACGATCGCCCAGGGCAAGGTGCCGGGCGTGCGCGCGGCGCCGGGCAAGGGCGGCTTCGACAGCCTGGCGGGTGAAGCGGCGTTGAAAGCCAGGTTCGGGCTGGCGACGCTGGACGGCGTGGGGTCGCCGTCGCGCGCGGAGCTCGCCGCGGCGGGCGGCCTCCTGACCTACCTCGACGCGACGCAGAAGGATGCGGGCGTGCTGCTCGACCTGCCGCGGCGGATCGCGCGCAGCGGGCACATGGCGATCGACGCCGCGAGCCGCGACAGCCTCGAGCTGACGCGCTCTGCGAGCGGATCGGTCGCGGGCAGCCTGCTGGGCGAGATCGACCGCTGCCAGAGCGCGGGCGGGCGACGCATGCTGTGCGAGGATATCGCCGCGCCGCTGACCGACCGCGCGGCGATCGAAGCGCGGCTTCACCTCGTCGCCTGGCTGCACGAAGACGCCATCCGCCGCACCCGCGTGCGCGACGCGCTGAAGGCGATGCCCGATGTCGCGCGCGCGCTGGCCCGGCTCGCGGCGGGACGCGGCTCCCCGCGTGACCTCGCGCAATTGCGCGACGGCCTGGCGGCGGCTGCGAGCCTCAAGCAGGAGATCGAGGCGCAGGGCGATCGCCCGCATTTGCTCGACACGCTATTGCCGCGGATGGCCGGGCATCATGCGCTGATCGACGAGTTCGCCCGCGCGCTGGTCGAATCGCCGCCGATCGACGCTTCCAAGGGCGGCTATATCGCGACCGGTTACGACGCCGCGCTCGACGCGTTGCGCGAGGCGTCGTCAGACGGGCGGCGCGCGATTGCCGCGCTGGAGAGCCGTTATCGCGAGGCGACGGGCGTGTCGTCGCTCAAGATCCGCCACAACGCCGTGCTCGGCTATCATGTCGAAGTGTCGGCGCGCCACGCCGACCGGCTGATGGCGCCCGACAGCGGCTTCACCCATCGCCAGACGCTTGCGGGGGTGGTGCGATTCAACTCTCCTGAACTCCACGCCGAGGCGAGCCGGGTGATCGAGGCCGGCGCGCACGCGCTCGCCGCCGAAGCCGCGCATGCCGAGAAACTGACCGAGGCCGCGGTCGCGGCGGCGCGGCAGATCACCGCCACCGCCGACGCCATCGCGCGGATCGACGTCGCAGCGTCGCATGCCGAGCGCGCGGCCGAGGGCGGCTGGGCGATGCCGCAGCTGACCGACCAGCCGTGCATGGAGGTGACAAGCGGGCGCCACCCGATCGTCGAGAGCGCGCTTTCGGGCAGCGGCGAGCGGTTCGTTGCCAATGATGTCGCGCTTGGCCCCAACGACCGACTGTGGCTGATCACCGGGCCCAACATGGGGGGCAAGTCGACCTTCCTGCGCCAGGCGGCGCTGATCGCGGTGCTGGCGCAAGCCGGGAGCTTCGTGCCCGCCAGCCGCGCCAAGCTGGGGATCGTCGATCGGCTGTTCAGCCGCGTCGGCGCGTCGGACAACCTTGCGCGGGGGCGGTCAACGTTCATGGTCGAGATGGTCGAGACCGCCGCGATCCTGGCGCAGGCGACCCCGCGCAGCCTCGTCATCCTCGACGAGATCGGGCGCGGCACCTCGACCTATGACGGGCTGGCGATCGCCTGGGCGGTGGTCGAGGCGATGCACGACGACGTGCGTTGCCGCACCCTGTTTGCGACCCATTATCACGAGCTGACGCGGCTCGCCGGCCGGCTCGATGCGCTGTCGCTGCACCACGTGCGCGCGCGCGAATGGAAGGGCGACCTGGTGCTTCTCCACGAAGTCGCCGACGGCGCGGCGGACCGCAGCTACGGCATTGCCGTGGCCAAGCTGGCGGGCTTGCCGCCGGCGGTCGTGGCGCGCGCCAAGTCGGTGCTGGCCAAGCTCGAGGCGGGGCGCGATGCGACGGGCGGGATCGCCGCCGGGCTCGACGATCTGCCGCTATTCGCCGCAGCTGCCGAGCCCGAAGGCGCACCCGATGCGCTGGCCGAGGCGCTCGACGCGATCGATCCCGATTCGCTGACGCCGCGCGAAGCGCTCGAAGCGCTCTACCGGCTCAAGCGCCTGCGGCTCGATTAA
- a CDS encoding aspartyl/asparaginyl beta-hydroxylase domain-containing protein — protein MQMTSTTMEDEARRGIGALQSGDFRTARAAFDRVTQSGSASPQAWLLLAQSCDGLDDRPAALTALDRVLAVDPSNPFALLMKGDIYARDGDDRAAVSFYRMGMRRAAELEALPGDLHQRADRAHAFLQQAEDRFRKQLDDVLASRGISAPPRRFAQAMAIAAGQQPVFLQEPTNFYFPELPQIPWYDPAQFPWAAKLEAAVPEMRAEIEAVLAGEQGLEPYVQADEDRASRGHSLLGDARWSAFHLYKQGERVEENASRCPRIMELLDLPPIPRIARRSPMALISILKPGTHIPPHNGMLNTRLICHIPLIVPPGCRLRVGAEIRDVVEGKAMIFDDSFEHEAWNDGDSARAVLLFEIWRPELDEDERTALTAMYEAVTGYGADD, from the coding sequence ATGCAGATGACCTCCACGACCATGGAAGACGAAGCCCGCCGCGGGATCGGCGCGCTTCAATCGGGCGATTTCCGTACGGCGCGCGCCGCGTTCGACCGCGTGACGCAGTCGGGCAGCGCATCGCCGCAGGCATGGCTACTGCTCGCCCAATCGTGCGACGGCCTCGACGACCGTCCCGCGGCTCTGACCGCGCTCGACCGCGTGCTTGCCGTCGATCCCAGCAATCCGTTCGCCTTGCTGATGAAGGGCGACATTTACGCGCGTGATGGGGACGACCGCGCGGCGGTGTCCTTCTACCGCATGGGCATGCGGCGCGCGGCCGAGCTCGAGGCTTTGCCCGGCGACCTGCACCAGCGCGCCGACCGCGCCCACGCCTTCCTCCAGCAGGCCGAGGACCGCTTTCGCAAGCAGCTCGACGACGTGCTCGCCAGCCGCGGCATTTCCGCGCCGCCGCGCCGGTTCGCGCAGGCGATGGCGATCGCCGCGGGCCAGCAGCCGGTGTTCCTGCAGGAACCGACCAATTTCTACTTCCCCGAGCTGCCGCAGATCCCGTGGTACGACCCGGCGCAATTTCCCTGGGCGGCCAAGCTCGAAGCCGCGGTGCCCGAAATGCGCGCGGAGATCGAAGCGGTGCTTGCCGGCGAGCAAGGGTTGGAGCCTTATGTCCAAGCCGACGAGGACCGCGCGTCGCGCGGGCACAGCCTGCTGGGGGACGCGCGGTGGAGCGCCTTCCACCTCTACAAGCAGGGCGAGCGCGTCGAGGAGAATGCCAGCCGCTGCCCGCGCATCATGGAATTGCTCGACCTGCCGCCGATCCCGCGCATCGCGCGTCGCTCGCCGATGGCGCTGATTTCGATCCTCAAGCCCGGAACGCACATCCCGCCGCACAACGGCATGCTCAACACCCGGCTGATCTGCCACATTCCCTTGATCGTGCCGCCCGGCTGCCGCCTGCGCGTCGGCGCCGAAATTCGCGACGTGGTCGAGGGCAAAGCGATGATCTTCGACGACAGCTTCGAACATGAAGCGTGGAACGACGGTGATTCGGCGCGCGCGGTGCTGCTGTTCGAAATCTGGCGGCCCGAGCTCGACGAGGACGAGCGCACCGCGCTCACCGCCATGTACGAAGCCGTCACCGGCTACGGCGCGGACGATTAA